In Desulfomonile tiedjei, a single genomic region encodes these proteins:
- the astB gene encoding N-succinylarginine dihydrolase: MEVNFDGLVGPTHNYSGLSYGNVASLEHRLTVSNPRAAVLQGLEKMKLLADLGVKQGILPPQERPDFMALRRLGFRGTEAQVLAEAAREAPSLLAACYSASSMWAANAATVSPAADTADARVHFTPANLVSHFHRSIEPPFTAAMLKAIFKDESTFAYHSPLPAAMQFCDEGAANHVRLCSAHDSPGIELFVYGRRAFGPAEPGPKVYPARQSLEASSAVARLHGLDPQKTLFVRQNPAAIDAGVFHNDVISVGNENVLLYHSEAYSEAARFADKLKSVFSEHCGDELIAIEITAKQVPLADAVHSYLFNSQLVTLPDGSMCLIAPMECAENRKIGMAIDQILAADNPIRKVEYIDIRQSMKNGGGPACLRLRIVLTRQDIARTHQGVFLTDSLYDDLKVWANRHYRDRLHPDDLADMSLVLEVRSCLDDLTQLLGLGPVYPFQKVGS; this comes from the coding sequence ATGGAAGTCAATTTCGACGGCTTGGTAGGCCCGACGCACAATTATTCGGGGCTGTCGTACGGAAATGTCGCGTCCCTGGAGCACCGGCTGACCGTTTCCAATCCTAGGGCCGCTGTCTTGCAGGGGCTCGAAAAAATGAAGCTCCTGGCCGATCTCGGAGTCAAACAGGGAATATTGCCCCCCCAGGAAAGGCCCGATTTTATGGCCCTCCGACGCTTGGGGTTCAGAGGGACCGAAGCCCAAGTGCTGGCTGAGGCAGCGCGGGAGGCTCCCTCCCTGCTCGCCGCATGTTACAGTGCGTCCAGCATGTGGGCGGCGAACGCAGCCACCGTCTCACCAGCCGCGGATACCGCAGATGCTCGGGTCCACTTCACTCCGGCCAATCTCGTGAGCCACTTTCATAGGTCAATCGAACCGCCTTTCACCGCCGCGATGCTCAAAGCCATCTTCAAGGATGAATCGACGTTTGCCTATCACTCGCCGTTGCCGGCTGCGATGCAGTTTTGCGACGAGGGCGCGGCCAACCACGTCCGTTTATGCTCCGCGCATGATTCTCCCGGAATCGAACTGTTCGTGTACGGGCGAAGGGCCTTCGGCCCGGCCGAACCAGGCCCGAAGGTGTACCCCGCGAGACAGTCCTTGGAGGCATCTTCCGCTGTGGCCAGGCTGCACGGGCTCGATCCCCAAAAAACGCTGTTCGTCCGGCAAAATCCCGCAGCCATAGACGCTGGTGTGTTTCACAACGATGTCATATCCGTGGGAAACGAGAATGTTCTCTTGTATCATTCAGAAGCCTATTCCGAAGCTGCCCGGTTCGCGGACAAGCTCAAGAGCGTCTTTTCGGAACACTGCGGGGACGAATTGATAGCAATAGAGATTACTGCGAAACAGGTGCCGCTTGCCGATGCGGTGCATTCTTACCTTTTCAACAGCCAACTTGTCACTCTTCCCGACGGGAGCATGTGTTTGATAGCGCCTATGGAATGCGCGGAAAACCGGAAAATCGGGATGGCAATCGACCAGATACTCGCAGCGGACAATCCGATCCGGAAAGTCGAGTACATTGACATCAGGCAAAGTATGAAAAATGGGGGAGGCCCGGCTTGCTTGCGCCTTCGGATCGTCCTGACACGGCAGGACATCGCGCGGACCCACCAGGGAGTTTTCTTAACCGACAGCCTGTACGACGATCTCAAGGTCTGGGCGAACCGCCACTACCGGGATCGCCTGCATCCGGACGACTTGGCAGACATGTCTCTAGTGCTGGAAGTCAGGTCCTGCCTGGATGATCTGACGCAACTTTTGGGGCTTGGTCCTGTTTACCCGTTCCAGAAGGTAGGCTCATAG